The window ACACGTGCTCCCCCGGGCAGCACCGCGATGCCTGGACGCCGTACCTTCCCCGCGACATCGACGATCAACTCTGTTGTCGTGGTCGGGCTCGCGCTCGGAGCCGAACCCGCCGCCTCGGCAGGCGTTGCCAGCACCGGCGCTGCGACGGGCTCGGCCGGCGCAATGGTCTCGGGCGAGGAGCGCACGATCAGCCAGCAGGCGATCGCCAGAGCTGCCGCGACGGTGAGCGCCAGCACGGTCACGTGGGCGGGTGCCAGGCTGACATCGCGCAGCGCCGGAGGCAGCCGCACTGCCACCAAACCTCCCCGTCGACGGACATGCCGGCCGGGGATCGGCACCTCGACCGCTCCCTGGGCAGCCTCCGCGTCCGCCGTCGGCCTGATCCGCGTCGGCTGATGCTCCCACGGCGCCAGTTCGGCCGGGCTCGAACGCACCGAGGCGAGTCGACGGGCCACGATCTCGGCCGGGTCAGAGGTTGGCGTACGCATGCCTCGACGCTAGGCGCGTGCGCCGACGGCCACCGTCGTACGCGACGGGCCTGTGGATAACCGGTCCGCGGCAGGGACCTGTGGAGAAGAAGTGGCTTCGTTAGCGCCGTGGTGCCACGCAGACCGCGACCATTCCCGGCCCGGCATGCGCGCCGAGCACGGCACCGAGCTCACCGAGGATCACCTCGTCACCGCGCAGGTTGTCGGCCAACCGCGCACTGAGATCCGCAGCCAACGTCGCGGCACGCTCGGGATTCGCCAGGTGGTGGACGGCCACCTGCACGGGTCGCTCACCTGCTGCCTCGACCGCCAGGTCGGCCAACTTCGCCAGCGCGCGCGACGCGGTGCGTACCTTGTCCAGGGTCGCCACCCGACCCTCGCTGATCTGGAGCAACGGTTTGACCGCGAGCGCACCCCCGAAAAGTGCGGCGGCGGCCCCGACGCGTCCGCCGCGGCGAAGGTATTCCAAGGTGTCGACATACACCAACGAGGCGCAGTCCTGTGCCACCGCCAGAGCTGACGCCACGGCGTCGTCCATGGGCCCGCCCTCGCCCACGACCCGAGACGCCGCGATCGCGGCGAACCCGGTGGCGATGCCCACCTGGCGGCTGTCCACACAGCGCACGGGGATCGAGGCGTCCGCCGCCCCCAGTTGCGCTGACTCGAAGGTCCCGCTCATCTCCGCCGACAGGTGGATCGAAAGCACCTCGTCATAGCCTTCGGCGGCCAGGGATTCGTACGTCTCCCGCATCACCGCAGGCGCTGGTCGCGACGTCGAGACAGGTAGGAACTCGCGCAGTGCCTCGGCGATCTTGTCGGGCGCGACCTCCGGGGTGCCGTCGTCGTACGACGCGCTGCCCACGATCACCTGCAACGGCACCACCGTAATGTCGTGCGCAGCGGCGAGTTCCGGGGTGAGCGACGCCGTCGAGTCGGTGACGATCGCGATCCGGCCGGGCATGAGCGAAGGCTACCGGGCTGCCGGGGCGTGGTTTCGAGACGGCCGCCATGCGGCCTCCTCAACCACCGATCACACGACGAGATTCACCAGCTTGGGCGCCCGCACGATCACCTTGCGCACGGTCGCGCCGTCGAGGGCGCGTACGACGGCCGGGTCGGCCAGCGCCGCCGCCTCCAGGTCGGTCTCGCTGATGTCGGGCGCGACCTCCAGCCGCGCGCGCACCTTGCCCTTGATCTGCACGACGCAGGTCACAGACTCGTCGACCAGCAGAGACTCGTCCACGCCCGGCCAGCCGGCACGCGACACTGTCGGCTCGTGACCCAGCCGCTCCCACATCTCCTCGGCGGTGTAGGGCGCGACCAGCGACAGCATGATCGCGATGGTCTCGGTGGCCTCTCGTACGGCCGGGTCGGCAGGTCCGCAGCCGGAGTCGATGGCCTTGCGGGTGGCGTTCACCAACTCCATGACGCGCGCGACCATGACGTTGAAACGATAGGACTCGATCAGACGCGCGCCGTCGTGCAGCGTGCGGTGGGTGATCCGACGCAGGGCGACGTCGCCGCCGGCGAAGTCCACCCCGGGCGACGAGGTGACGTCGCCACTGAGCCGCCAGGCACGCTGCAGGAAGCGCAACGAACCGCCCGGCGACACGTCGGCCCAGTCGATGTTGTCCTCCGGCGGGCTGGCGAAGACCAGCGTCAACCGGATCGCGTCGACACCGAACTCCTCCAACTGCGCACCCAGGTTGACGCCGTTGCCCAGCGACTTGCTCATCTTGCGGCCCTGGTTGATCACCTTGCCCTGGGACAGGTACGCCGAGAACGGCTCGTCCCAGGTGATCAGGCCCATGTCGCGCAGTGCCTTGGTGAAGAAACGCGAATACAGCAGGTGCAACACCGCGTGCTCGTCGCCGCCGATATACAGATCGACCGGACCCCACGCGTTGGCCAGGGTCGAGTCGAACGCCTGGGTGTTGTCGTGTGGGGACAGATAGCGCAAGAAGTACCACGACGAGTCGACGAACGTGTCCATCGTGTCGGTGTCGCGAGTCGCGGGCCCACCACAGGTCGGGCAGGAGACGTTCACCCACTCCGCGGCGCCGCCCAGCGGCGAGGTGCCCTTGGGCTTCAGATCCGCGCCCCGCAACTCGGGCAGCAGCACCGGCAGTTGGTCGTCTGGGACCGCGACCTCGCCGTCGACAGGACAGTGGATGATCGGGATCGGAGCGCCCCAATAACGCTGTCGCGACAGCAGCCAGTCGCGCAGCCGGTAGTTGACCGCGCCCTTGCCTGAGCCGG of the Nocardioides sp. genome contains:
- a CDS encoding ComEA family DNA-binding protein, which gives rise to MRTPTSDPAEIVARRLASVRSSPAELAPWEHQPTRIRPTADAEAAQGAVEVPIPGRHVRRRGGLVAVRLPPALRDVSLAPAHVTVLALTVAAALAIACWLIVRSSPETIAPAEPVAAPVLATPAEAAGSAPSASPTTTTELIVDVAGKVRRPGIAVLPGGARVVDALKAAGGARRGVNLAGLNLARPLVDGEQILVGISPAPGVAASAAGTATGAPGALVSLNSADLATLDTLPGVGPVTAQAILDWRDSNGGFTSVDELLEVNGIGEATLADLAPLVTL
- a CDS encoding DegV family protein, which codes for MPGRIAIVTDSTASLTPELAAAHDITVVPLQVIVGSASYDDGTPEVAPDKIAEALREFLPVSTSRPAPAVMRETYESLAAEGYDEVLSIHLSAEMSGTFESAQLGAADASIPVRCVDSRQVGIATGFAAIAASRVVGEGGPMDDAVASALAVAQDCASLVYVDTLEYLRRGGRVGAAAALFGGALAVKPLLQISEGRVATLDKVRTASRALAKLADLAVEAAGERPVQVAVHHLANPERAATLAADLSARLADNLRGDEVILGELGAVLGAHAGPGMVAVCVAPRR